In one window of Thalassotalea agarivorans DNA:
- the yacG gene encoding DNA gyrase inhibitor YacG produces MTLKVNCPTCEKQVKWLPENSFRPFCSERCKLIDLGDWAEENHKISQPVNDKVELTEEMLDQLESEFLQHNKFFVEPE; encoded by the coding sequence ATGACGTTAAAAGTAAATTGCCCAACCTGCGAAAAGCAAGTGAAATGGTTACCTGAAAACAGTTTTAGACCTTTTTGTAGCGAACGATGTAAGCTGATTGATTTAGGTGATTGGGCGGAAGAGAATCATAAAATTTCTCAGCCAGTAAACGACAAAGTTGAATTAACCGAAGAAATGCTTGATCAACTGGAATCAGAATTTTTACAGCACAATAAGTTCTTTGTTGAGCCGGAATAA
- a CDS encoding YitT family protein, whose amino-acid sequence MTTATNDTFNSSPSPKQNHSPLEDFFAYFCGGLLVALGILLFNKVGIITGGVAGLALITTKVIPVSFGLAFFFINLPFFILAWMRMGKRFTLNSLFSVTLVSVFSDYLYLFVEVSDITPLFAAIMGGFLIGMGMLAFFRHRSSIGGLGILAIYVQDVFKLPAGRFLMIVDAAILVLAFTVMTPHLVLLSILGAAFLNVMIMLNHKPGRYQIT is encoded by the coding sequence ATGACTACCGCGACAAACGACACCTTTAACAGTTCACCTTCACCGAAGCAAAATCACTCGCCACTAGAGGACTTTTTTGCATATTTTTGTGGTGGATTATTAGTAGCCTTAGGTATTTTACTTTTCAATAAGGTTGGCATTATTACTGGTGGCGTAGCAGGCCTTGCTTTGATCACCACTAAAGTAATACCGGTTAGCTTCGGTTTAGCGTTTTTCTTTATTAATTTACCTTTCTTTATTCTAGCGTGGATGCGCATGGGTAAACGATTTACGCTCAATAGTTTATTTTCTGTTACCTTAGTATCTGTCTTTTCTGACTATCTATATTTGTTTGTGGAAGTATCAGATATTACGCCTTTGTTTGCTGCCATTATGGGTGGTTTCTTGATTGGTATGGGCATGCTTGCCTTCTTTCGCCATCGCTCAAGCATAGGTGGCTTGGGGATATTAGCTATTTATGTTCAAGACGTTTTTAAGTTGCCTGCAGGTAGATTCTTAATGATTGTCGATGCCGCTATTTTGGTACTTGCTTTTACGGTTATGACACCTCACCTAGTACTACTATCAATACTTGGCGCTGCATTTCTTAATGTAATGATAATGCTTAACCATAAACCGGGTCGTTATCAGATCACATAA
- a CDS encoding valine--tRNA ligase — MEKTFNPSDIEQQLYQSWEEKGYFSPTGEGDGYCIAIPPPNVTGSLHMGHAFQQTIMDTLIRYQRMQGKNTLWQSGTDHAGIATQMVVERKIGAEENKTRHDYGRDAFIDKIWEWKAQSGGTISQQMRRLGNSIDWQRERFTMDDGLSEAVQEVFVRLYQDDLIYRGKRLVNWDPKLHTAISDLEVENKDKKGNMWHLRYPLANGAKTAEGKDYLVVATTRPETMLGDTGVAVNPEDPRYKDLIGQHVLLPLVNRLIPIVGDEHADMEKGTGCVKITPAHDFNDNEVGKRCGLAMINIFDKDAAVLSEAEVYNTNGEPSDDFDVALPAEFAGLDRFDARKAIVAKFDELGLLESIKDHDLVAPYGDRSGVIIEPLLTDQWYVRVAPLAEPAIKAVENGDIEFVPKQYENMYFAWMRDIQDWCISRQLWWGHRIPAWYDDSGKVYVGRSEEEVREKHGLDASVNLSQDDDVLDTWFSSALWTFSTLGWPEETPELKMFHPTDVLVTGFDIIFFWVARMIMMTMHFIKDEDGTAQVPFKKVYVTGLIRDDDGQKMSKSKGNVIDPLDMIDGISLDDLLEKRTGNMMQPQLAKKIEKATRKQFPDGIEAHGTDALRFTLTALASTGRDINWDMKRLDGYRNFCNKLWNASRYVLMNTEGQDCGKDGGEMTLSLADRWIIGQFQQTVKTVHEAFASFRFDLASQALYEFTWNQFCDWYLELTKPVLFKGNEAEQRGTRHTLVNVLEGLLRLMHPITPYITETIWQQVYPLTSFAAKGDSIMLQTFPQFEQDKLDAQAIEDLEWVKQFIVAIRNIRGEMDIAPSKPLPVLLKNVSADDARKLEQNKPFLMSLAKLDSVDVLAEGEQGPASATAVIGDMSLLIPMAGLIDKEAELARLNKAIEKLAKDVQRVEGKLNNENFVSKAPEAVINKEKDKLNEAQTALAKLEEQKAQIAEM; from the coding sequence ATGGAAAAAACATTTAATCCTTCTGATATAGAACAACAGCTCTACCAAAGCTGGGAAGAGAAAGGCTACTTTAGCCCTACAGGTGAAGGCGACGGTTATTGTATCGCTATTCCACCACCAAACGTGACTGGCAGCCTGCATATGGGCCATGCCTTCCAGCAAACCATTATGGATACCTTGATTCGTTATCAACGTATGCAAGGCAAAAATACGCTATGGCAGTCAGGTACTGACCACGCTGGTATTGCCACACAAATGGTGGTAGAGCGCAAAATTGGTGCCGAGGAAAACAAAACTAGACACGACTACGGTCGCGACGCGTTTATCGACAAAATTTGGGAATGGAAGGCGCAATCGGGTGGCACAATTAGCCAACAAATGCGCCGTCTAGGTAACTCTATTGATTGGCAACGTGAACGCTTCACTATGGATGACGGTTTGTCGGAAGCTGTTCAAGAAGTCTTCGTTCGTTTATATCAAGACGACCTTATTTACCGCGGTAAACGTCTAGTGAACTGGGATCCAAAACTGCACACAGCAATTTCCGATCTTGAAGTTGAAAACAAAGACAAAAAAGGCAACATGTGGCACTTACGCTATCCACTAGCTAACGGTGCAAAAACTGCCGAGGGTAAAGATTACCTTGTGGTTGCAACAACTCGCCCTGAAACCATGTTGGGTGATACCGGCGTTGCGGTAAACCCGGAAGATCCGCGTTACAAAGACCTTATTGGCCAACACGTGTTACTGCCACTTGTTAATCGTCTAATTCCTATTGTTGGCGACGAACATGCTGACATGGAAAAGGGCACTGGTTGTGTAAAAATTACACCAGCACACGATTTCAATGATAACGAAGTGGGTAAGCGTTGTGGCTTAGCCATGATCAACATTTTCGATAAAGATGCCGCCGTACTAAGCGAAGCAGAAGTGTACAACACCAATGGTGAACCTTCTGATGACTTTGACGTTGCATTACCTGCCGAGTTTGCAGGATTAGATCGTTTCGACGCCCGTAAGGCCATTGTTGCTAAGTTCGACGAGCTTGGCTTGTTAGAAAGCATTAAAGACCACGACCTAGTTGCACCATATGGCGATCGTAGTGGTGTTATTATTGAACCGCTTCTAACTGACCAATGGTATGTGCGTGTAGCACCGCTTGCAGAGCCTGCAATTAAAGCCGTTGAAAATGGTGATATCGAGTTTGTTCCTAAGCAATACGAAAACATGTATTTTGCTTGGATGCGTGATATCCAAGACTGGTGTATTTCACGTCAACTTTGGTGGGGTCACCGTATTCCAGCTTGGTATGATGATTCAGGCAAGGTTTATGTTGGTCGCAGCGAAGAAGAAGTGCGTGAAAAACACGGTTTAGATGCTTCAGTTAACCTGTCTCAAGACGATGACGTACTTGATACTTGGTTTTCTTCCGCTTTATGGACCTTTTCTACCCTAGGTTGGCCAGAAGAAACACCAGAATTAAAGATGTTCCACCCTACTGATGTACTAGTAACCGGTTTTGACATCATATTCTTCTGGGTTGCCCGCATGATCATGATGACGATGCATTTTATAAAGGACGAAGATGGCACAGCGCAAGTACCTTTCAAGAAAGTCTATGTGACTGGTCTTATCCGTGATGATGACGGCCAAAAAATGTCGAAGTCAAAAGGTAATGTTATTGATCCGCTTGATATGATCGATGGTATTTCGTTAGACGATTTACTAGAAAAGCGTACCGGCAACATGATGCAGCCACAGCTAGCTAAGAAAATCGAAAAAGCGACTCGTAAACAGTTTCCAGACGGAATTGAAGCCCACGGAACAGACGCATTGCGCTTCACCTTAACGGCACTTGCCTCTACCGGTCGTGATATCAACTGGGATATGAAACGTTTAGACGGTTACCGCAATTTCTGTAACAAACTTTGGAACGCATCACGTTATGTACTGATGAATACTGAGGGACAAGATTGCGGTAAAGATGGCGGCGAGATGACGCTTTCTCTTGCTGATCGTTGGATTATCGGTCAGTTCCAACAAACGGTAAAAACGGTGCACGAAGCCTTTGCTTCGTTTAGATTCGATTTAGCTTCACAAGCACTTTACGAATTCACTTGGAATCAGTTCTGTGACTGGTATTTAGAATTAACTAAGCCGGTGTTGTTCAAAGGCAATGAAGCAGAGCAACGTGGTACACGCCATACATTAGTGAATGTGCTTGAGGGCTTGTTGCGATTAATGCATCCGATTACGCCTTATATTACTGAAACAATTTGGCAACAGGTTTACCCGCTAACCTCGTTTGCAGCGAAGGGCGACAGCATTATGCTACAAACTTTCCCGCAATTTGAGCAGGATAAACTAGATGCGCAGGCAATCGAAGACTTAGAGTGGGTTAAGCAATTCATCGTCGCAATTCGAAATATTCGCGGCGAAATGGATATAGCACCAAGTAAGCCATTGCCAGTATTACTGAAAAATGTCAGTGCTGACGATGCTCGTAAGCTTGAGCAAAACAAACCATTCTTAATGTCTCTTGCCAAACTCGACAGTGTCGATGTGTTAGCAGAAGGTGAGCAAGGCCCAGCATCGGCCACTGCCGTTATTGGTGATATGTCATTGCTTATCCCAATGGCAGGTTTAATTGATAAAGAAGCCGAACTCGCGCGCCTTAACAAAGCAATCGAAAAGCTAGCCAAAGATGTACAACGCGTCGAAGGTAAGCTAAACAACGAAAACTTTGTTAGCAAAGCACCGGAAGCTGTTATCAATAAGGAAAAAGACAAGCTGAACGAAGCGCAAACAGCGCTCGCTAAACTCGAAGAGCAAAAGGCTCAGATAGCAGAGATGTAG
- a CDS encoding DNA polymerase III subunit chi, protein MDASQINATFYLLPDNTQAEDTLQQACLQALACYRANKRAFVYTDDRATAEQVDELLWSFDADSFVPHNLPGEGPDTGAWVEISWQAPSNSRQVLINLSSTVPNFAAHFEQIIDFVPAPTQAKQDARERFKFLRQHGVNVTTAQAL, encoded by the coding sequence GTGGATGCATCGCAAATAAATGCAACGTTTTATTTGTTGCCCGATAACACGCAAGCAGAGGACACTTTGCAGCAAGCTTGCTTGCAAGCACTCGCGTGTTATCGCGCCAATAAACGAGCATTTGTTTACACAGACGATCGCGCAACGGCCGAACAAGTAGATGAACTGCTATGGTCGTTCGACGCTGATAGTTTTGTGCCACACAATTTACCTGGTGAAGGCCCAGATACCGGCGCATGGGTTGAAATTAGCTGGCAAGCGCCCAGTAATTCGCGCCAAGTTTTAATCAATTTGTCTAGCACGGTTCCAAACTTTGCTGCACATTTTGAGCAGATAATTGACTTCGTGCCTGCGCCAACGCAGGCCAAACAAGACGCAAGAGAACGCTTCAAATTTTTACGTCAACATGGCGTAAACGTAACGACAGCACAAGCCTTGTAG
- the pepA gene encoding leucyl aminopeptidase, translating to MEFSVKSGSPEKQRSACIVVGVFEPRRLSGIAEQLDEISEGYISNLLRRGDLEGKPGQMLLLHQVPNILSERVLLVGCGKERELDERQYKQIISKTINTLNETGSMEAVCFLSELHVKGRDTYWKVRQAVEATQDCLYSFDSLKTRKAEPRRPLRKIVFNVPTRRELAIGERAINHGLAISEGTTTCKNVANLPPNICNPAYLAEQANILADEYANVTTEIIGEKEMEALGMGSYLAVGRGSENESIMSIIKYKGIDDDSAPIVLVGKGLTFDTGGISLKPGEGMDEMKFDMGGAAGVLGAMHALAELNLPINVIGILAGCENMPGGNAYRPGDILTTMSGQTVEVLNTDAEGRLVLCDALTYVERYEPECVIDVATLTGACVIALGKHATGLLSTHNPLAHELLNASDQSGDRAWRLPLWDEYHEQLESPFADFTNLGGRPAGTITAAAFLSKFTKKYHWAHLDVAGTAWNSGGKNKGSTGRPVNMLTQFLLNRSGQEQGE from the coding sequence ATGGAGTTCAGTGTAAAAAGCGGAAGCCCTGAAAAGCAACGCAGTGCATGTATCGTCGTAGGTGTATTTGAACCACGTCGACTTTCTGGTATCGCCGAACAACTAGATGAAATTAGTGAAGGCTATATCAGTAACTTGCTTCGCCGTGGCGACCTAGAAGGTAAGCCTGGGCAAATGCTTTTACTACATCAAGTTCCTAATATTTTGAGTGAGCGTGTCTTACTTGTTGGTTGTGGTAAAGAACGTGAACTAGATGAGCGTCAATACAAACAAATCATTAGTAAAACGATTAATACGTTGAACGAAACGGGTTCTATGGAAGCTGTCTGCTTTTTATCTGAACTTCATGTTAAAGGACGCGACACATATTGGAAAGTGCGCCAAGCTGTAGAAGCAACACAAGATTGCCTATACAGCTTCGATTCTTTAAAAACGCGCAAAGCTGAGCCTCGTCGTCCTCTTCGTAAAATCGTATTCAACGTGCCAACTCGTCGCGAATTAGCTATAGGCGAACGTGCGATCAACCATGGACTAGCTATTTCAGAAGGCACAACGACCTGTAAGAATGTCGCTAATTTGCCACCAAATATTTGTAACCCTGCTTACTTGGCAGAACAAGCGAATATTCTGGCAGACGAGTATGCCAACGTAACCACTGAAATTATCGGTGAAAAAGAAATGGAAGCACTAGGTATGGGATCATACTTAGCTGTTGGCCGCGGCAGTGAAAATGAATCGATTATGAGTATTATCAAATACAAAGGTATCGATGACGATTCCGCACCTATCGTGCTCGTTGGTAAAGGCCTGACCTTTGATACGGGTGGTATTTCATTGAAGCCAGGCGAAGGCATGGACGAGATGAAGTTTGACATGGGTGGCGCTGCAGGTGTACTTGGTGCAATGCATGCGCTTGCAGAATTAAACCTGCCAATTAACGTTATCGGTATACTTGCTGGTTGCGAAAATATGCCAGGTGGCAACGCATATCGCCCAGGCGACATTTTAACGACAATGTCAGGCCAAACAGTGGAAGTACTAAACACCGATGCTGAAGGTCGTTTAGTGCTATGTGACGCGCTCACTTATGTCGAGCGTTATGAACCAGAGTGTGTCATCGACGTTGCAACACTTACCGGCGCTTGTGTGATTGCCTTAGGTAAGCATGCCACAGGCCTATTAAGTACACATAACCCGCTAGCGCATGAATTGTTAAATGCGTCAGATCAAAGTGGTGACCGAGCGTGGCGCCTGCCACTGTGGGATGAATATCACGAGCAATTAGAAAGTCCGTTTGCGGATTTTACTAACTTAGGTGGCCGTCCTGCAGGAACAATTACAGCCGCAGCATTCTTGTCTAAATTCACCAAGAAGTACCACTGGGCTCACCTAGACGTAGCGGGTACAGCTTGGAACAGTGGTGGCAAAAACAAAGGCTCTACTGGTCGCCCTGTGAACATGTTGACGCAATTTTTATTGAATCGCAGTGGACAAGAACAAGGCGAATAA
- the lptF gene encoding LPS export ABC transporter permease LptF — translation MIIFRYLLKDVAKTQFAVFFVLMTIFISQKFVSILGDASEGGIPGHMVMIFIGLKTPDLAGMMLPLSLFLGILLAYGRIYAESEMTVLHACGVSEWYVVRITLILAFITAMLTGLFTLYLGPMASEYEYQVKEKLAADSGLSTLVAGRFQRTGNEDAVVFIHDKDRNSNELQKVFVAQLPKKEDDNTSIIQSSLVYATAGKVIESEGGSQELILGKGKRYQQDENNSEFSVVSFDEYHIQIQDQKVEQRRRKVSAVSTIDLFTEEGPEYKAAIHWRLAFPIACLILTFVAVPLSVVNPRQGKFAKLVPALLLFLTYFLILTSLRSGLESGVIPNTIGMWPVHAVAGLLGISLLMRERTSGRRLKAKVKRKRGAQ, via the coding sequence GTGATCATATTTAGATATTTACTAAAGGACGTTGCAAAAACGCAGTTTGCTGTGTTTTTTGTACTGATGACGATCTTTATCAGCCAAAAATTCGTCTCGATATTGGGCGACGCTTCTGAAGGTGGTATACCTGGCCATATGGTGATGATCTTCATCGGTCTAAAAACACCTGATCTTGCCGGCATGATGCTTCCTCTCAGTTTATTTTTGGGTATTTTGCTTGCCTACGGCCGTATTTATGCCGAAAGTGAAATGACCGTACTACATGCCTGTGGTGTTAGTGAATGGTATGTTGTGCGTATCACCCTAATTCTCGCTTTTATTACCGCAATGTTAACCGGCTTATTCACCTTGTACTTGGGCCCAATGGCATCCGAATACGAATATCAGGTTAAGGAAAAGTTGGCCGCAGATTCTGGCTTAAGCACATTAGTCGCAGGGCGATTCCAGCGAACTGGAAATGAAGACGCTGTTGTCTTTATTCACGACAAGGACCGCAATAGTAATGAATTACAAAAAGTATTCGTTGCACAGCTGCCAAAAAAAGAAGATGACAATACCAGTATTATTCAATCGAGTTTAGTGTATGCAACCGCGGGTAAAGTGATCGAATCAGAAGGTGGTTCGCAAGAGCTTATTTTGGGTAAAGGTAAGCGTTATCAACAAGATGAGAACAATAGTGAATTCTCTGTGGTGTCGTTTGATGAATACCATATTCAAATACAAGACCAAAAAGTAGAACAACGACGCCGTAAAGTCAGCGCCGTATCAACTATCGATCTGTTTACAGAGGAAGGGCCTGAATATAAAGCGGCAATCCATTGGCGACTAGCCTTTCCTATAGCCTGTTTAATTCTAACTTTTGTCGCTGTGCCACTTAGCGTGGTGAATCCAAGGCAAGGTAAATTTGCCAAGCTTGTGCCAGCATTGCTGCTGTTTTTAACGTATTTCCTCATTTTAACATCGCTTCGTTCTGGCCTGGAAAGTGGCGTAATTCCAAACACCATTGGCATGTGGCCGGTCCATGCAGTTGCTGGGTTGCTCGGTATCTCCTTGCTAATGCGTGAACGCACCAGCGGCCGCCGTTTAAAAGCAAAAGTTAAGCGTAAGCGGGGGGCTCAATAG
- the lptG gene encoding LPS export ABC transporter permease LptG, giving the protein MVRILDMYIGRVLASTTFITLCVFVSVSGIIKFVEQMRAVGRGNYDLAHAALYVFYAIPRDIEIFFPMAALIGGLIGIGMLASNSELVVMQAAGLSRLAIIKSVMKTAIILILCSMAIGEWLAPKGEAAAREIRAQAISGGSLISSSSGIWAKDGDYFVHIGEVLDKGALKDVQIYKFDQNLQLTSWLHAEDANYIGKSWQLTEVTDTYLSDTQVETKQYQDYVWTSTLTPDKLGVVTVKPEALSVQGLFDYLDYLEANGQDTSRYMLAFWRKVIQPLTVAVMLLVALSFIFGPLRSVSMGARIMMGVFTGILFYIANQVMGSMALVYNLPPLLGALLPSAIFVAVAVYLMRRKVG; this is encoded by the coding sequence ATAGTGCGTATTTTAGATATGTATATTGGCCGCGTGTTAGCGTCGACAACGTTTATTACATTGTGCGTTTTTGTCAGTGTGTCAGGCATTATTAAATTTGTTGAGCAAATGCGAGCGGTAGGGCGAGGCAACTACGATCTTGCCCATGCAGCGCTTTATGTGTTTTATGCTATTCCACGTGATATTGAAATATTTTTTCCAATGGCGGCACTTATTGGTGGCTTAATTGGCATTGGCATGTTGGCCAGCAATAGCGAACTGGTTGTTATGCAAGCAGCGGGACTATCGCGATTAGCCATCATTAAATCTGTGATGAAAACCGCCATCATTCTTATCTTATGCTCGATGGCAATCGGCGAATGGTTAGCACCTAAGGGTGAAGCTGCAGCTCGAGAAATTCGCGCGCAAGCGATATCTGGCGGCAGTTTGATTTCCTCTTCATCGGGTATTTGGGCGAAAGACGGAGATTATTTTGTTCATATTGGCGAAGTGCTTGATAAAGGCGCATTAAAAGATGTTCAAATTTATAAGTTCGACCAAAACCTGCAACTGACCAGTTGGCTGCATGCTGAAGATGCCAATTACATTGGTAAAAGCTGGCAACTAACAGAAGTCACCGACACCTATTTATCGGACACACAAGTAGAAACAAAGCAGTATCAAGACTATGTGTGGACATCCACGTTAACGCCTGACAAATTGGGTGTGGTAACCGTAAAACCAGAAGCCTTGTCGGTACAAGGTCTGTTCGATTACTTAGATTATCTTGAAGCCAATGGCCAAGATACCAGTCGATACATGTTGGCGTTCTGGCGCAAGGTTATTCAACCATTAACGGTTGCTGTCATGTTACTTGTTGCCTTGTCGTTCATCTTTGGTCCTTTGCGCTCGGTGTCAATGGGCGCAAGAATTATGATGGGCGTGTTCACCGGTATATTGTTTTATATCGCCAACCAAGTGATGGGTTCAATGGCGCTTGTTTACAACTTACCCCCCTTGCTCGGTGCGTTGCTCCCTAGTGCAATCTTTGTCGCTGTCGCGGTTTATTTGATGCGGCGGAAAGTGGGTTAA
- a CDS encoding RDD family protein: MSVSPTSGEFPRAGFMRRFGAWVYDFLLAVAVYMVAGGISFGIFGALFAYQVIPNQGFEHAIDLQRSSIVYNTLVYGWNIAWVALFFVFFWARSGQTLGMRAWRLKLQNQDGSLISKKTGFKRLLPTLLGLGNLLVIFDRKNKLSLQDRLTDTEVVVLSLEANRGRL, encoded by the coding sequence TTGTCTGTTTCCCCTACTTCTGGAGAATTTCCTCGCGCCGGTTTTATGCGTAGATTTGGTGCTTGGGTGTATGACTTTCTACTTGCTGTAGCCGTGTATATGGTTGCTGGTGGAATTAGCTTTGGTATTTTTGGCGCCTTGTTTGCCTACCAAGTGATTCCGAATCAAGGCTTTGAACACGCCATCGACCTACAGCGTTCCTCAATTGTTTACAACACCCTTGTTTATGGCTGGAACATCGCGTGGGTCGCCTTGTTTTTTGTATTCTTTTGGGCACGCAGTGGCCAGACATTAGGCATGCGAGCTTGGCGTTTAAAACTGCAAAATCAAGACGGTAGCTTGATCAGCAAAAAAACAGGATTCAAACGCTTGTTGCCAACCTTATTAGGACTCGGTAATTTGCTGGTGATTTTCGATCGTAAAAACAAGCTAAGTTTGCAAGATAGATTAACAGACACTGAAGTTGTTGTGCTTTCACTGGAAGCCAATAGAGGGCGCTTATAA
- a CDS encoding DUF6988 family protein, whose translation MKAVHPLADLLNQSQKLYQDIDKIFDVGPYDLNRRTIASKLIAQVAVEHWSSLMLLIEKENYTTAIGVFRLQLESVVRATWLLYAASDSHIRKLTDGKALVH comes from the coding sequence ATGAAAGCAGTACACCCTTTAGCAGACTTATTGAACCAGTCACAAAAACTATATCAAGATATAGATAAAATCTTTGATGTAGGACCCTATGACCTAAACCGAAGAACAATTGCCAGCAAGTTGATAGCGCAGGTAGCAGTCGAACATTGGTCTAGCCTGATGCTCCTAATTGAAAAAGAAAACTATACAACGGCTATAGGTGTGTTTCGCTTGCAACTAGAATCAGTTGTTAGAGCTACCTGGCTGTTGTACGCCGCTTCAGACTCACACATTAGGAAATTGACTGATGGTAAGGCCCTAGTTCACTAA
- a CDS encoding IS3 family transposase (programmed frameshift) yields MSRQRYTEEFKIQAVKQVTEQGHSMTSVAERLGVSYKSIHDWVKRYSKPAKQRQVDDAQSDEIRRLKAELKRVTMERDNLKGGRRVLCRGVKEKYTFVKSRLKQYPVELMCQVLNINRSGFYAWQKKPLSNRAIEDQRLLGKIKQFWLESGCTYGYRNITIDLKNDGEICGKNRIHRIMRTNKIKAIRGYKRHRGFGNNKQHPAAPNTLNREFKVNKPDQTWVTDFTYIRTYEGWLYLTVVIDLFSRKVVGWTMKSSPKSDLVIDALLMAVWRRRPQSKVLVHSDQGVQYTSSDWRSFLKEHNLEASMSRKGNCHDNAVAESFFSLLKKDRVKRKIYKTRDEARAEIFDYIECFYNSKRNHGTNGGVSPNEFEKRYFKELETV; encoded by the exons ATGAGCCGTCAGCGCTATACAGAAGAATTTAAAATCCAAGCAGTCAAACAAGTAACAGAGCAAGGTCACTCGATGACTTCCGTTGCTGAGCGATTGGGAGTCAGCTACAAGTCCATTCATGATTGGGTAAAAAGATATTCCAAGCCCGCCAAGCAGCGTCAAGTAGATGATGCCCAATCTGATGAAATACGTCGCTTAAAAGCCGAATTAAAGCGGGTTACAATGGAACGTGACA ATCTTAAAGGAGGCCGCCGTGTACTTTGCAGGGGAGTCAAAGAAAAGTACACGTTCGTGAAATCTCGACTCAAGCAATATCCTGTCGAGTTAATGTGTCAGGTTCTTAACATCAACCGCAGTGGTTTTTATGCCTGGCAGAAAAAGCCATTGAGTAATCGTGCAATCGAAGACCAAAGGCTGTTGGGCAAGATTAAACAATTCTGGCTCGAAAGTGGCTGTACCTATGGTTATCGCAATATCACGATTGACTTGAAAAATGATGGTGAGATATGCGGTAAAAATCGCATCCATCGGATAATGCGAACCAATAAAATTAAAGCTATCAGAGGTTACAAACGCCACCGAGGCTTTGGAAATAATAAACAACATCCCGCAGCGCCTAACACTTTAAATAGGGAGTTCAAGGTGAATAAGCCCGATCAAACGTGGGTGACAGATTTCACATATATCCGCACTTACGAGGGGTGGCTATATCTCACGGTTGTGATTGACTTATTTTCTCGAAAAGTCGTTGGCTGGACGATGAAAAGCAGCCCCAAATCTGACCTAGTAATCGATGCTTTACTGATGGCCGTATGGCGTCGAAGACCACAAAGTAAGGTGCTGGTTCACTCTGATCAGGGAGTCCAATATACCTCCTCTGATTGGCGTAGCTTCTTAAAAGAGCACAACTTGGAAGCTAGCATGAGTCGGAAAGGTAATTGCCATGATAACGCCGTGGCGGAGAGCTTTTTCTCATTGCTCAAGAAGGACAGAGTTAAACGTAAGATCTATAAAACCCGTGACGAAGCAAGGGCTGAGATATTTGACTACATTGAATGTTTCTACAATTCAAAAAGAAATCATGGTACAAATGGTGGTGTTTCTCCAAACGAATTTGAGAAACGTTATTTTAAGGAGCTAGAAACTGTCTAG